In Nitrospira sp., one DNA window encodes the following:
- a CDS encoding sigma 54-interacting transcriptional regulator, whose product MALSSADPSKPLQDLETDVALRAILEGTATETGQEFFTALVQNLAKALGTHGAWVTEYFPETRRLRAFAFWLDGQWVKDYEMDIAGTPCERVIDTAKLVHFPDRMLEIFPHDEEMRTTGVVSYMGVPLQDTDGKILGHMAVIDRRPIPEEPRVHAVFQIFAGRAAAELQRLRAEAEVREREEKVGRLLGTAMDAIIELDDRFHISHVNPAAEKVFCCRDDSMVGRDFRQFVVETDSRRLTTLIDELDARPEGDRSRWIAGGLTARCPNGGSFPAEATISRFEVHHRKYTTLILRNIHDRVEAEQKIQSLTVETELLREEVRALHQDGTMIGESHALKQVLRDVTQVAGTDTTVLIMGETGTGKELVARAIHAASMRDERPLITVNCANIPATLIESELFGHESGAFTGATKKREGRFALANKGTIFLDEIGELPLELQAKLLRVLQEGEFDPVGSSKTRKVDVRVLAATNRDLAAAVKQGIFREDLYYRLNVFPIRLPPLRERGDDVVKLASVFAKRFAAKMGRTLAPLTADDARRLLTYNWPGNVRELRNVIERAVITAEAGKLNLDRALPETLSVHGVPASSAASPPDAILSAKELEELERTNILRALQTAKWKVSGEKGAASLLGLNASTLSSRMKALKIQKPS is encoded by the coding sequence ATGGCTCTTTCGTCAGCCGATCCTTCCAAGCCGCTACAGGACCTTGAAACCGACGTCGCCTTACGCGCAATCCTCGAAGGTACCGCAACGGAAACCGGGCAAGAGTTTTTCACGGCTCTGGTCCAGAACCTTGCCAAGGCTCTTGGCACGCACGGCGCATGGGTGACGGAATATTTCCCCGAGACACGTCGGCTGCGGGCATTCGCTTTCTGGCTGGATGGCCAGTGGGTCAAGGACTATGAAATGGACATTGCCGGAACGCCTTGTGAGCGGGTAATCGATACAGCCAAACTGGTACATTTTCCCGATCGTATGCTGGAAATTTTTCCTCACGATGAGGAAATGAGGACGACCGGTGTGGTGAGCTATATGGGCGTGCCGTTGCAAGACACGGACGGGAAGATTCTCGGCCATATGGCTGTGATCGACCGGCGACCCATTCCGGAGGAACCGCGTGTCCATGCAGTGTTTCAGATCTTTGCCGGGCGAGCAGCGGCAGAATTGCAGCGACTGCGGGCCGAAGCGGAAGTGCGTGAGCGGGAGGAAAAAGTCGGGCGGCTCTTGGGCACCGCGATGGACGCGATCATTGAATTAGACGATCGGTTCCACATCTCCCACGTCAACCCTGCTGCAGAAAAAGTCTTTTGCTGCCGTGATGACAGTATGGTCGGACGGGATTTCCGCCAGTTTGTCGTCGAAACGGATAGCCGGCGTCTCACGACATTGATCGATGAGCTGGACGCGCGGCCGGAAGGTGACCGTTCTCGCTGGATTGCAGGGGGACTCACGGCTCGTTGTCCCAATGGGGGTTCCTTTCCGGCCGAAGCCACAATCAGCCGGTTTGAGGTGCACCACCGAAAGTACACGACGCTGATCCTCCGAAACATCCACGACCGTGTAGAAGCGGAGCAGAAAATTCAATCTCTCACCGTCGAAACTGAACTCCTACGGGAAGAAGTCCGAGCACTGCATCAAGACGGAACGATGATCGGTGAGAGCCATGCTCTTAAGCAGGTGCTCCGAGATGTTACGCAAGTCGCTGGAACCGACACCACCGTCTTGATTATGGGCGAAACAGGCACCGGCAAGGAACTGGTCGCGCGCGCCATCCACGCTGCGAGCATGAGAGATGAGAGGCCGTTGATTACCGTCAACTGCGCGAACATTCCAGCCACTTTGATCGAGAGCGAGCTGTTTGGCCATGAATCAGGCGCCTTCACCGGCGCGACCAAGAAGCGCGAAGGTCGGTTTGCTCTGGCCAACAAGGGCACCATTTTCCTGGACGAAATCGGTGAATTGCCGCTCGAGTTGCAGGCGAAATTGCTCCGCGTGCTGCAAGAGGGTGAGTTCGATCCGGTCGGTAGTTCGAAAACGAGGAAGGTCGACGTTCGAGTGCTTGCCGCTACCAATCGGGATCTTGCAGCAGCAGTAAAACAGGGCATATTCCGGGAGGATCTCTACTACCGGCTGAACGTGTTTCCGATCAGGCTGCCGCCCTTGCGTGAGCGGGGCGACGATGTGGTGAAGCTTGCCTCCGTCTTTGCCAAACGGTTTGCCGCGAAGATGGGACGGACGCTTGCGCCGTTGACAGCCGACGACGCTCGCCGGCTTTTGACATATAATTGGCCGGGGAACGTGCGGGAACTCCGGAACGTGATCGAACGAGCCGTCATTACGGCAGAGGCCGGCAAGCTGAACCTTGATCGAGCCTTGCCGGAGACGCTATCAGTTCATGGAGTTCCAGCAAGTAGTGCCGCTTCTCCTCCCGACGCTATTCTTTCAGCAAAGGAACTCGAGGAACTGGAACGAACCAACATTCTAAGAGCCCTTCAGACTGCGAAATGGAAAGTGTCCGGTGAAAAGGGTGCGGCATCATTACTTGGACTCAATGCCTCGACACTCTCATCGCGTATGAAAGCCTTAAAGATTCAGAAACCCAGCTGA
- a CDS encoding tRNA (cytidine(34)-2'-O)-methyltransferase — MFDVILYQPQIPPNTGNIIRLCANTGVGLHLVKPLGFSLDDKQLLRAGLDYHEFATLKVYGNWAECAAHFMARRLFAVSTRNTHRYDRASYTRGDAFLFGPETSGLPATLLESFAEERRIRLPMLPESRSLNLSNAAAVVVYEAWRQISFENGR, encoded by the coding sequence ATGTTTGATGTCATCCTTTATCAACCTCAGATTCCCCCCAACACCGGCAATATCATCCGGCTCTGCGCCAACACCGGTGTGGGACTGCACCTCGTCAAACCCTTGGGGTTTTCTCTGGACGACAAACAACTGCTGCGTGCCGGCTTAGACTACCACGAGTTTGCCACGCTCAAGGTCTACGGCAATTGGGCAGAGTGCGCCGCACACTTCATGGCTCGCCGCCTATTCGCTGTTTCTACACGCAACACTCACCGTTACGATCGTGCCAGCTACACCAGAGGCGATGCATTTCTTTTCGGCCCTGAAACCAGCGGGCTGCCGGCCACGCTGCTTGAATCGTTTGCGGAAGAAAGACGCATCCGTTTGCCGATGCTCCCTGAGAGTCGCAGCCTCAACCTTTCGAACGCCGCGGCAGTGGTCGTCTATGAAGCGTGGCGGCAGATCAGTTTCGAGAACGGACGCTGA
- a CDS encoding metal-dependent hydrolase — MASAFSHAFVAPALGKASSHPIMTWQVLLLGTTCSIVPDLDVLGFYFGIQYGDLWGHRGMTHSLLFAGLLSAALVAMWHKQKARAARVGIFVYLFLCTASHGVLDALTDGGLGVAFFSPFDPSRYFFAARPVAVSPIGIGAFFSEDAFHVLVSEVKWVWLPTIAGFLIVRGLQSIRSAQCSKRQAPED; from the coding sequence ATGGCATCGGCATTCTCCCATGCGTTTGTGGCCCCTGCGCTCGGCAAGGCTTCCTCACATCCGATCATGACTTGGCAGGTTTTGCTCCTTGGTACGACTTGTTCGATTGTGCCGGATCTGGATGTCCTCGGCTTCTACTTCGGCATCCAATACGGCGACCTCTGGGGCCATCGCGGCATGACGCATTCCCTCTTATTTGCCGGCCTGTTGAGCGCTGCTCTCGTGGCCATGTGGCACAAACAGAAAGCAAGGGCAGCGCGGGTGGGCATATTCGTCTATCTCTTCCTCTGCACCGCATCACATGGTGTGCTGGATGCACTGACCGATGGCGGACTCGGTGTGGCCTTCTTCTCTCCGTTCGATCCAAGCCGGTACTTTTTCGCGGCTCGACCGGTTGCGGTGTCTCCGATCGGCATTGGTGCATTTTTTAGCGAGGATGCCTTTCACGTACTTGTCAGCGAGGTGAAATGGGTCTGGCTCCCAACCATTGCGGGGTTCCTCATCGTTCGCGGACTACAATCTATACGTTCGGCTCAATGTTCTAAAAGGCAAGCACCGGAAGATTGA
- a CDS encoding glutamate-5-semialdehyde dehydrogenase — MEPLDKTASDQEFDESKPLPVLEYVFELVSKAKQASRRLASLPTATKDQALLAMAEAIEVKSDELLAANEQDVKAFGMAPAKQAMADRLRLTEKRIAEMAVGIREVAKLPDPVGMMSAMWTRPNGMQVGRVRVPIGVIGIIYESRPNVTADSAALCLKSGNVCVLRGGSEAIQSNMAIAAILSEASEKAGVPSGAITFVDRADREVVPLLLRQDRFIDLIIPRGGESLMKLIAEHSTIPVVKHDAGVCHIYVDAEADSAMAEAICINAKVQRPSTCNAMETLLVHQSVARALLPSLVQTLSAAKVEIRGCPKTCQLIPEAKPASEQDYGKEFLELILAVKIVKNMDEAMEHIAQYGSRHTEAIVTSDYGRAMRFLKEVDAGAVLVNASTRLNDGYQFGLGAEIGISTSRIHARGPMGLEELTCSKFIVLGSGQLRE; from the coding sequence GTGGAACCTCTCGACAAGACTGCCTCAGATCAGGAATTCGACGAGTCCAAGCCGTTGCCCGTTTTGGAGTATGTTTTTGAGCTGGTTTCCAAGGCTAAACAGGCGTCGAGGAGATTGGCGTCTCTGCCGACAGCGACCAAGGATCAGGCACTCCTTGCCATGGCGGAGGCGATCGAAGTTAAGTCGGACGAACTCCTCGCTGCGAATGAGCAAGATGTGAAAGCCTTTGGAATGGCGCCTGCAAAGCAGGCGATGGCAGATCGCTTGAGATTGACCGAGAAGCGGATCGCTGAAATGGCCGTCGGTATTCGTGAAGTGGCGAAGTTACCCGATCCTGTAGGAATGATGTCCGCTATGTGGACGAGACCGAACGGGATGCAGGTCGGGCGGGTACGTGTGCCCATTGGAGTGATCGGCATCATTTATGAGTCGCGCCCCAATGTGACGGCGGATTCGGCGGCACTCTGCCTTAAATCGGGCAACGTCTGTGTGTTGCGAGGCGGCAGCGAGGCAATTCAGTCCAACATGGCGATCGCCGCTATTTTGTCTGAGGCATCGGAAAAAGCCGGTGTTCCATCCGGTGCGATCACGTTCGTCGACCGTGCGGATCGTGAGGTGGTGCCGTTGTTGCTCCGGCAGGATCGGTTCATTGATTTGATCATTCCGCGCGGCGGGGAATCGTTGATGAAACTCATCGCGGAACACTCGACGATTCCGGTCGTGAAGCACGATGCAGGCGTGTGCCATATCTATGTCGATGCCGAAGCGGATTCGGCGATGGCGGAGGCCATTTGTATCAATGCCAAAGTGCAGCGGCCGTCCACCTGCAACGCGATGGAAACTCTGCTTGTTCACCAGTCGGTGGCGCGGGCTCTGTTGCCCTCGCTTGTCCAAACCCTCAGCGCGGCCAAGGTCGAGATTCGTGGCTGTCCAAAGACCTGCCAGTTGATTCCTGAGGCCAAGCCGGCAAGCGAACAGGATTATGGCAAGGAATTTCTTGAACTGATTCTTGCGGTGAAAATCGTAAAGAACATGGATGAAGCGATGGAACACATCGCACAGTATGGATCACGGCACACGGAAGCGATCGTGACGTCGGATTACGGACGTGCCATGCGGTTTCTCAAAGAGGTCGATGCCGGTGCCGTTCTTGTGAATGCGTCCACCAGACTGAACGACGGGTATCAGTTCGGTCTGGGTGCCGAAATCGGTATCAGCACTTCGCGTATTCATGCACGGGGCCCCATGGGGTTGGAGGAGTTAACCTGTTCCAAATTCATTGTCTTGGGGAGCGGCCAACTCCGCGAGTGA
- a CDS encoding type II secretion system protein, whose translation MDNGSLLAPLRWQETGFSYLMVMIVITLMGLAMTVAARQWKTMVQRELEADLLAKGIEIQTALALYSASAKAGRVVSGEVYPQTLAELTRPPKPFLRKVYLDPVGRGEWELLRAPMGGIMGVRSKSRHKPIKQGNFPLAVRHFEGKATHYDWVFQYPNPSTVASAWPVARPFAVAPQPTIRDQPIAPVEPSSLGQSIDLEEMNSSGDAMNLTGPSPSTAPTSPQEPPADPLPPEATP comes from the coding sequence ATGGATAATGGGAGCCTCTTGGCGCCGCTGAGGTGGCAAGAAACAGGGTTCTCGTACCTCATGGTGATGATTGTCATCACTCTTATGGGGCTTGCCATGACGGTGGCTGCTCGACAGTGGAAGACGATGGTGCAACGGGAGCTCGAAGCAGATTTGCTGGCCAAGGGGATAGAAATTCAAACGGCCTTGGCTCTGTACTCGGCCAGTGCGAAGGCTGGAAGGGTTGTATCTGGTGAGGTGTACCCCCAAACACTGGCCGAACTCACGAGACCGCCCAAGCCCTTCCTGAGGAAGGTCTACCTCGACCCTGTGGGACGTGGTGAGTGGGAATTGCTGCGGGCACCCATGGGCGGTATTATGGGAGTTCGAAGCAAGAGCAGGCACAAACCGATCAAGCAGGGTAATTTCCCGCTCGCAGTGCGTCATTTTGAGGGAAAGGCGACCCACTACGATTGGGTATTCCAGTATCCGAATCCGTCTACGGTAGCCTCGGCTTGGCCTGTCGCAAGGCCGTTTGCGGTTGCTCCACAGCCAACCATCCGTGATCAGCCGATCGCTCCAGTGGAACCGAGCTCACTGGGCCAATCGATCGATTTGGAAGAGATGAATTCGTCGGGCGATGCGATGAATCTGACTGGCCCGTCTCCGTCAACGGCCCCGACCTCGCCACAAGAACCTCCTGCGGATCCTCTTCCACCGGAAGCAACACCGTAG
- the pilO gene encoding type 4a pilus biogenesis protein PilO: protein MRDRLLFLWQHPFAPLLPWVGVALGLLFTLFLVQDLGVAGAQASRERLEKEWAATRQKLMSHREARKAKQDLNRVWALLPAERDFTPLALGISEEAKRDRVTLPALSYKTEPTLVATTRKGLLQGPMTGRYEDLRRFIYGLETAEELVFIEDLELTRSGGTQDELLTFNIRIATYLRDDAGESGGPGPAQ, encoded by the coding sequence ATGAGAGATCGTCTGCTCTTTCTCTGGCAACATCCCTTCGCACCCTTGCTTCCATGGGTGGGGGTCGCTCTTGGTCTTCTTTTCACGCTGTTTCTCGTGCAGGACCTTGGTGTGGCAGGTGCCCAAGCCAGTCGGGAGCGTTTGGAAAAGGAATGGGCCGCGACCCGCCAGAAGTTGATGTCTCATCGAGAGGCAAGAAAAGCGAAGCAGGACCTGAACCGAGTATGGGCGCTGCTTCCAGCCGAGCGCGACTTTACTCCGTTAGCGCTTGGGATTTCAGAGGAAGCGAAGCGCGATCGTGTCACCTTGCCGGCCTTGTCCTATAAGACCGAGCCTACGCTCGTCGCAACTACGCGGAAAGGACTGTTACAGGGGCCGATGACTGGACGATACGAGGATCTCCGCCGATTCATCTATGGTCTCGAGACGGCGGAAGAGTTGGTGTTTATCGAGGATCTTGAGCTGACTCGGTCCGGAGGCACTCAGGACGAGTTGTTGACATTCAATATTAGGATTGCGACGTACCTTCGCGACGATGCTGGGGAGTCCGGTGGGCCGGGACCAGCACAGTAA
- a CDS encoding PilN domain-containing protein: MSSRVSRFVESLKSIPLLRGADDQFRMNLSRRYRPVVAPIRMLLIGSCVLLLTGISWDFRQVILTHQESLTIQVELDAVRQQDLDVIAEARQEGIDLSEEALKGLSLEVELANQLLEKRTFSWTKFLTELEQAIPSRLALNSVRLDQAGTMVRLTGIAMSLEDITSFTVGLQGHATFKDPILAQHRVGPSGLVQFDVTLQYRHEGA, encoded by the coding sequence ATGAGTTCCAGAGTCTCTCGGTTCGTTGAATCACTCAAGTCAATTCCATTGCTGCGCGGTGCCGATGATCAATTCCGGATGAATCTGAGCCGTCGTTATCGGCCGGTGGTCGCTCCGATTCGAATGCTCTTGATCGGAAGCTGTGTCCTGCTTCTGACAGGGATTAGTTGGGACTTCAGGCAAGTGATCCTCACCCATCAAGAATCTCTGACCATCCAAGTAGAATTGGATGCAGTACGGCAACAGGACCTAGACGTGATTGCAGAGGCCCGACAAGAAGGTATTGATTTGTCTGAAGAGGCGTTGAAGGGGCTGTCCCTTGAGGTTGAGTTGGCCAATCAGCTGCTTGAAAAAAGAACCTTTTCATGGACAAAGTTTTTGACCGAATTGGAACAGGCGATCCCTTCACGCCTTGCTCTCAACAGTGTTCGCCTCGATCAAGCCGGTACTATGGTTCGACTCACGGGAATCGCGATGAGCCTGGAAGACATCACGAGTTTCACCGTCGGACTCCAGGGGCACGCAACATTTAAGGACCCGATTCTGGCGCAGCATCGTGTCGGACCGAGCGGGTTGGTGCAATTCGACGTCACATTACAGTACCGGCATGAAGGCGCTTGA
- a CDS encoding ATPase, T2SS/T4P/T4SS family, translating to MPRRLSRPSLAEVLVDQGMLTQHSVEDILRRLNGASVALGQTLISEGLLSEDQLAHALAVQYGLPYDPLTDFQVDPRYYETISIKLMQRFPFVPMAERSGTLTIALADPQNLLALDELELLIGKPLDRVVSSKRAILAALERSEGSRQVLRELEAEYRSILLKEDDRGEEIPNLDHTGEEQSPAVKLLDSILLSAMQRRASDIHIEAADRATKVKLRVDGILIPAMEPLDIRLHAPLVSRLKVMSELDIAERRVPQDGSFRMRLDRKTVDFRVSILPSVFGESVVIRILDRDSIATGVSSLKLERLGFNPEDLKRFRKAITRPYGMVLVTGPTGSGKTTTLYAAISEMNTLEDKLITIEDPVEYQLSGVVQIPVNEKKGVTFARGLRSILRHDPDKIMVGEIRDAETAQIAIQSALTGHLVLTTVHANNVFDVIGRFASMEIDTYNLLAALNCVLAQRLVRILCPSCRTPGKVQQALIEESGLDYEQYKDTPFYEGKGCPQCHGTGYRGRKCITEFLDLTDEIKEMIHAERPLSEIRYRAVTDGMITLRQSALKKVLNGETSLREINRVTFSEEG from the coding sequence ATGCCGCGTAGGCTTTCGAGGCCATCACTTGCCGAGGTCCTGGTGGACCAGGGAATGCTCACACAGCACTCGGTCGAGGATATCTTGCGCCGATTGAACGGAGCGTCCGTCGCCTTAGGACAAACGCTGATTAGCGAAGGGCTTCTCTCGGAGGATCAATTGGCTCATGCCCTGGCTGTTCAATACGGTCTTCCCTATGATCCGCTGACGGATTTTCAGGTCGATCCACGATACTACGAAACCATCTCGATCAAGTTGATGCAGCGGTTCCCCTTTGTGCCAATGGCTGAGCGTTCCGGAACTCTGACGATCGCCCTTGCCGATCCACAAAACCTGCTCGCACTCGACGAATTGGAGCTCCTCATCGGAAAGCCGCTGGATCGAGTCGTCAGCTCCAAGCGCGCAATTCTGGCGGCGCTGGAACGCAGTGAAGGATCGAGGCAAGTACTCCGTGAGCTGGAAGCGGAGTATCGGTCGATCTTGCTGAAAGAAGATGATCGAGGAGAAGAAATTCCAAATCTCGATCATACGGGGGAAGAGCAGAGTCCGGCCGTGAAACTGCTGGATTCGATTTTGCTGAGTGCGATGCAGCGCCGCGCAAGCGACATCCACATCGAAGCTGCAGATCGTGCGACGAAAGTCAAGCTTCGTGTCGACGGCATTCTGATTCCAGCCATGGAGCCGCTGGATATTCGATTGCATGCTCCTTTGGTGTCTCGCTTGAAGGTCATGTCCGAGCTCGACATTGCGGAGCGTCGGGTGCCTCAAGATGGGAGCTTCCGCATGAGGCTGGATCGAAAGACGGTGGATTTTCGCGTCTCTATTCTGCCCAGCGTCTTCGGCGAGTCGGTCGTGATTCGAATATTGGACCGGGACTCGATTGCGACCGGAGTGTCGTCTTTGAAGCTCGAACGGCTTGGATTTAATCCGGAAGATCTGAAACGATTCAGGAAAGCCATTACTCGCCCCTATGGCATGGTATTGGTAACAGGGCCAACCGGAAGCGGGAAGACGACGACGCTGTACGCCGCGATATCCGAGATGAATACGCTCGAGGATAAGCTGATTACAATCGAAGATCCCGTTGAATACCAACTCTCAGGAGTGGTGCAGATTCCCGTCAATGAAAAGAAAGGAGTCACGTTTGCCCGTGGTCTCCGCTCCATCCTTCGTCATGATCCTGACAAAATTATGGTCGGCGAAATTCGAGACGCCGAGACGGCGCAGATAGCGATCCAATCGGCCCTGACCGGGCATCTTGTGTTGACAACGGTGCATGCGAACAATGTGTTCGACGTCATCGGGCGGTTCGCGTCGATGGAGATTGACACCTATAATTTGTTGGCCGCTCTCAACTGCGTGTTGGCGCAGCGGCTTGTCCGAATCCTATGTCCGTCATGTCGGACGCCAGGCAAGGTACAACAGGCCCTTATTGAGGAATCAGGATTGGACTATGAGCAATACAAGGATACGCCGTTCTACGAAGGAAAGGGGTGCCCACAATGTCATGGCACAGGGTATCGGGGGAGAAAATGCATCACGGAATTTCTTGATTTGACGGACGAGATCAAAGAAATGATTCATGCCGAGCGACCACTTTCAGAAATCCGATATCGGGCCGTGACCGATGGAATGATTACGCTGCGGCAGTCGGCGCTGAAAAAAGTGTTGAATGGGGAGACGTCGCTGCGAGAAATCAATCGTGTGACGTTCAGCGAGGAAGGGTGA
- a CDS encoding type II secretion system F family protein produces MAVFAYRVARPDGSTIHGQVKGENESLVRAKLESQGLLVFNLHRRGVTSVRTQPSWSWGKLPLGQFLVFNQELLALVKSGLPIMRIWDLLIERAGHAGFQRILCDVREDIRGGASASDALTKHPVYFPELYVATVKAGEQSGNLPEVLQRYVAYLKLMVGLRQKVKKAISYPIVLIGIGLAVVGFLLIYVMPTFVSVYGESAKTLPWATQVLLDMVMHAESRIVPAVVAAIGIMIGIHTYYTTPAGQLAIDRLVLNLPFLGLIAAEHNTIQLTRTLGTMLAGGIPLIDALQGARGAVSNRWISQTTIRAVNEIREGATLADALDRSRVLPRLAIEMLSVGEETGSLDTMLRDVAEFYEADLDTKLAELTAWIEPVLLLVMGVLVGGIVIVMYLPVFQMAGTVGG; encoded by the coding sequence ATGGCAGTATTTGCGTATCGAGTCGCACGTCCTGATGGGTCCACAATCCATGGGCAGGTGAAAGGGGAAAATGAATCGTTGGTTCGTGCCAAGCTAGAGTCACAAGGGTTGTTGGTCTTCAATCTTCACCGTCGGGGAGTCACCTCCGTCAGGACGCAGCCGTCGTGGTCATGGGGAAAGCTTCCGCTGGGTCAGTTCTTAGTCTTCAATCAAGAGTTATTGGCTCTGGTCAAGTCCGGGCTACCCATAATGCGCATCTGGGATCTCCTGATCGAACGAGCCGGCCATGCTGGATTTCAGCGGATATTATGTGACGTACGAGAAGACATCCGAGGCGGAGCCTCTGCCTCGGATGCTTTAACTAAACACCCTGTATATTTCCCGGAACTCTATGTCGCTACGGTAAAGGCAGGAGAGCAATCGGGCAATCTTCCGGAGGTGCTACAGCGGTACGTTGCGTATCTAAAGCTGATGGTCGGGCTTCGTCAGAAGGTGAAGAAGGCGATCTCCTATCCCATCGTTCTCATCGGTATCGGCCTGGCCGTGGTCGGTTTCCTGTTGATCTATGTCATGCCGACTTTCGTATCGGTCTATGGAGAATCAGCGAAGACCTTACCATGGGCGACTCAGGTCTTGCTTGATATGGTCATGCATGCGGAGTCACGGATAGTGCCCGCCGTAGTCGCCGCGATCGGCATCATGATTGGAATCCATACCTACTACACCACCCCGGCAGGACAGCTGGCGATCGATCGGCTTGTACTGAATCTCCCCTTTCTGGGTCTGATTGCAGCCGAACACAATACCATTCAGCTTACGCGTACGCTCGGAACGATGCTTGCGGGAGGCATCCCGCTCATTGATGCCTTGCAAGGTGCACGAGGAGCCGTTTCAAATAGATGGATTTCACAAACAACGATCAGAGCCGTCAATGAGATTCGTGAGGGTGCGACACTGGCTGATGCATTGGATCGTTCCAGAGTGCTCCCAAGACTCGCGATCGAAATGTTATCGGTAGGGGAAGAAACGGGTTCGCTTGATACGATGCTGCGGGACGTCGCGGAGTTTTATGAGGCTGATCTGGATACGAAGCTTGCGGAGCTCACCGCCTGGATAGAGCCGGTCTTGCTGCTTGTTATGGGTGTGTTAGTCGGCGGGATTGTCATTGTGATGTACCTACCGGTATTTCAGATGGCTGGGACCGTCGGCGGTTAG
- a CDS encoding LysM peptidoglycan-binding domain-containing protein, which produces MGILLLGMSACSQLEPTIMKEPEMSDLQLTVDTLKTSLRDAQRTVAELRAEAGARRQELADVQIVRAQIEGRIREAERRLTEARHVIDLQREELSSARSEREEVGRTRAALQNQRKQLQKQLSKVGRQVKGNVSPVTMVSPNAGQLELATVGPQQDALSAALEEGTLVVSGSAPEVSSSSSVDDPQRSSPSATVGSRIQVVVKSGDTLWSIARRHHTSVRRLMVRNALPNDRIQVGQALLAH; this is translated from the coding sequence GTGGGGATCCTGTTGCTTGGAATGTCGGCCTGTAGTCAGCTCGAGCCCACCATCATGAAAGAACCGGAGATGTCGGATCTCCAACTCACGGTAGATACCCTCAAGACCTCCTTGCGGGATGCCCAGCGAACGGTTGCCGAGTTGAGAGCAGAGGCCGGCGCACGGCGTCAGGAATTGGCTGATGTGCAGATCGTCCGAGCGCAGATCGAAGGGCGGATTCGGGAGGCGGAACGTCGGTTGACGGAAGCTCGTCATGTGATTGATCTCCAGCGGGAAGAACTAAGCAGCGCTCGATCCGAACGGGAAGAGGTGGGGCGGACCAGAGCCGCACTGCAGAATCAACGGAAGCAGCTTCAAAAGCAGTTATCGAAAGTTGGGAGGCAGGTGAAGGGAAATGTGTCTCCCGTGACTATGGTTTCTCCAAACGCTGGGCAACTGGAGTTGGCGACTGTCGGCCCCCAGCAGGATGCTCTGTCGGCAGCTCTGGAGGAGGGCACACTGGTTGTCTCGGGATCGGCGCCCGAGGTATCGAGTTCATCCTCGGTCGACGATCCACAGCGGAGTTCTCCATCGGCAACTGTCGGATCTCGCATACAGGTAGTAGTCAAGTCTGGGGATACGTTGTGGAGTATCGCACGCCGACATCACACTTCTGTCAGACGCCTCATGGTTCGCAACGCGCTGCCGAACGACCGTATTCAAGTTGGTCAAGCTCTCTTGGCTCACTGA
- a CDS encoding prepilin-type N-terminal cleavage/methylation domain-containing protein: protein MGRWNAKGFTLVEVMITVSIIGILATIAVPSYQSSSIKARETVLRQDLFTLRDLLDHHRADKGKYPPALDGLVTAGYLRALPKDPFTNSPSSWQQIVEPTEGGIFDVYSGSDLVGTNGTPYNQW, encoded by the coding sequence GTGGGTAGATGGAATGCAAAGGGTTTTACACTGGTTGAAGTTATGATCACCGTGTCCATTATCGGCATTTTGGCTACTATTGCCGTTCCGTCCTATCAATCATCCTCGATCAAAGCTCGGGAGACGGTGTTGCGGCAAGATCTTTTCACGCTGCGCGACTTGTTGGACCATCATCGTGCGGACAAAGGGAAGTACCCTCCGGCTTTGGATGGTCTGGTAACTGCAGGATATCTGCGAGCCCTACCTAAAGACCCCTTTACGAATTCGCCGAGTTCTTGGCAACAGATCGTTGAACCAACAGAGGGTGGCATCTTTGATGTGTATTCGGGGTCGGACCTTGTTGGGACAAACGGGACTCCATATAACCAATGGTGA